The following coding sequences lie in one Plasmodium berghei ANKA genome assembly, chromosome: 7 genomic window:
- a CDS encoding BIR protein codes for MDDTLCSNFDVLRMHLPAELGGTSNFEFKKITNFDNYCPSENCNTDLEKITIGFLWLLEQYFTKYPNKGHNVNDIKPFFLYIILWLSHKLNKITDKNFTKINDFYTKHVKNSGKYSNFISDSGRYTNFNEFIEKQKDLLNINIEDLSKFYDASKLICSMYGNVAQNQTDDKLSNNATSFVNKYTELNNIYNNEGAPHSQILSALSTDYNNLKKERDNIPSLPEKKTTQDHVQSSKDNSEQISGQFSEDTSSSSSIGNKLFTVLSIFGAIAFLLGISYKYSLFGLRKRAQKQHLREKIKNTKKRMNH; via the exons ATGGATGATACTCTA TGTTCAAACTTTGATGTTTTGAGGATGCATTTACCCGCTGAATTAGGCGGAACCTCaaattttgaatttaaaaaaattacaaatttCGATAATTATTGCCCTAGTGAAAACTGCAATACTGATCTcgaaaaaattacaattgGATTTTTATGGTTACTTGAACAATATTTTACTAAATACCCAAATAAAGGTCATAATGTAAATGATATTAAAccattttttctatatattattttatggtTAAGTcacaaattaaataaaatcacAGACAAAAATTTCACCAAAATAAACGATTTTTATACTAAAcatgtaaaaaatagtgGTAAATATAGTAATTTTATAAGTGATTCTGGTagatatacaaattttaatgaattcATAGAGAAACAAAAAGATTTGCtgaatattaatattgaaGATCTGtctaaattttatgatgCATCCAAATTAATATGTAGTATGTATGGTAATGTTGCACAGAATCAAACAGACGATAAACTGTCAAATAATGCTACTAGTTTTGTTAACAAATATACAGAGctaaacaatatatataataatgaaggTGCCCCACATAGTCAAATATTGTCTGCTTTATCAActgattataataatttaaaaaaggaaCGTGATAATATTCCATCCCTTCcagagaaaaaaacaacacAAGATCATGTGCAAAGTTCTAAAGATAACTCTGAACAAATTTCTGGACAATTTTCTGAAGATACGTCATCAAGTTCGTCGATAggaaacaaattatttacagTTTTATCGATATTTGGTGCAATAGCATTTTTGTTGGGAATTTCTTATaag
- a CDS encoding BIR protein: protein MNDDLCQKFDLLRMHLPDELIKTAKRNFDNDSDFKKYCPDGSCNTDLEKITAGFLWLLGVCYSGFKNKNYKENNINAFFLHMISWFSYKLNQITGHNSTTINDFYNEHVKNSDKYNSFTSDAYKFTDLKEFIDKRNDFLNINIEDLSNFYDVSKLICSMYGKVAKNKHENLSNDANNFVNKYTALNNDCNINGTVRSKIFSTLSTDYDNIKNECKDVQCRNFPILPKIKTTKNATKGPEQASETISVQTSAQTSEVTSSSSSIGNQLFTVLSIFGAIAFFLGISYKYSLFGCRKRAQKQYLREKIKNIKKRMNY from the exons ATGAATGATGATCTA TGTCAAAAATTTGATCTTTTGAGGATGCATTTACCCGATGAATTAATCAAAACCGCAAAACGAAATTTTGATAATGATTCGGATTTCAAAAAGTACTGCCCTGATGGAAGCTGCAATACTGATCTCGAAAAAATTACGGCTGGATTTTTATGGTTACTTGGAGTATGTTACTCTGgattcaaaaataaaaattataaagaaaataacaTTAATGCATTTTTTCTACATATGATTTCATGGTTTAGTTACAaattaaatcaaataaCAGGGCACAATTCCACCACAATAAAcgatttttataatgaacatgtaaaaaatagtgataaatataatagtttTACAAGTGATGCCTATAAATTTACAGATCTTAAGGAATTCATAGATAAACGAAATGATTTTCtgaatattaatattgaaGATCTGTctaatttttatgatgTATCCAAATTAATATGTAGTATGTATGGTAAAGTTGCAAAGAATAAACATGAAAACCTGTCAAATGATGcgaataattttgttaacAAATATACAGCCCTTAACAATGACTGTAATATTAATGGTACCGTACgtagtaaaatattttctactTTATCAACTgattatgataatataaaaaatgaatgtaAAGATGTTCAATGTAGAAATTTTCCAATCCTTCCAAAGATAAAAACAACAAAAAATGCTACAAAAGGTCCTGAACAAGCTTCTGAAACTATTTCTGTACAAACTTCTGCACAAACATCTGAAGTTACATCATCAAGTTCGTCGATAGGAAACCAATTATTTACAGTTTTATCGATATTTGGTGCAatagcattttttttaggaaTTTCTTATaag tattcGTTATTTGGATGTCGGAAACGAGCccaaaaacaatatttaagagaaaaaataaaaaatataaagaagagaatgaattattaa
- a CDS encoding BIR protein, producing MDAEICKNFLLVRTNFPDQLDSDGEYKFKDDGHFKKYCSGNNCSSNLEKVNAGCLYFFDEFFKDSSVFKSVANSNIDIVDYIIIWLSYMLNLKENDYNNSLNHFYTTYINNEKYKKPITGVTEYNSYKDLIDKKHDLTKVDIKDISKFYDAFKTLCEIYSAFDENTSNCTKCSDKANKFVKKYQELDGDSNNTEGTSYSKILSTLSTDYNNLKNKCSNIPTLPEVNTSQNTPKSPGQNSAQTSEVTPLSSSIGNKLIPVLLIFSAIAFFLGIFYKYSLFKSRKRAQKQYLREKLKNKEENGSLI from the exons ATGGATGCCGAAATa tgtAAGAACTTCCTTTTAGTAAGGACGAACTTTCCCGATCAATTGGACAGTGATGGAGAgtataaatttaaagatGATGGGCATTTCAAAAAGTATTGTTCTGGTAACAACTGTAGTAGTAATCTCGAAAAAGTTAATGCTGGATGTTTGTATTTCTTTGATGAATTCTTTAAGGATTCTTCTGTGTTTAAGTCTGTTGCAAATAGTAACATCGATATTGTTGATTACATTATAATATGGTTAAGTTATATGTTAAACCTAAAGGAAAATGACTATAATAACAGTctaaatcatttttatactacatatataaataatgaaaagtATAAAAAGCCTATAACTGGTGTTACGGAATATAATAGTTATAAGGATCTTATAGATAAAAAGCACGATTTGACGAAAGTGGATATTAAAGATATatctaaattttatgatgCATTTAAAACATTATGTGAAATTTATTCTGCATTTGATGAAAACACGTCAAATTGCACAAAATGTTCGGATAAAgctaataaatttgttaaaaaatatcaagAACTTGATGGAGATTCTAATAATACTGAAGGCACTTCCTACAGTAAAATATTGTCTACATTATCAActgattataataatttaaaaaataaatgtagcAATATTCCAACCCTTCCAGAGGTAAACACATCACAAAATACTCCAAAAAGTCCTGGACAAAATTCTGCACAAACATCTGAAGTTACACCATTAAGTTCGTCGATAGGAAACAAATTAATTCCAGTTTTATTGATATTTAGTGCAatagcattttttttaggaattttttataag tattcattatttaagtCTCGGAAACGAGCtcaaaaacaatatttaagAGAAAagctaaaaaataaagaagaaaatggaTCATTAATATAA
- a CDS encoding BIR protein, whose amino-acid sequence MDDTLCQNFDVLRYYLTDELGGTTRYEFNQITNFNKYCPSGNCNNDLEKITIGFLWLLEQCFSTSVSKKHNENNTNAYFIYIILWLSHKLNQITGHNSTTINDFYNEHVKNSGKYSNFISDSSRYTDLKEFIDERKDLLNINIEDLSKFYDVSKLICSMYGNVAKNEKGATLSNNANNFVNKYTTLNNDCNIKGTVRSKIFSTLSTDYDNIKNECKDAQCSNFPILPAIKTTQNATNGPKQASETISITNSIKTSSQTSEVTSSSSSIGNKLFTVLSIFGAIAFFLGISYKYSLFGRRKRAQKQYLREKIKNIKKRMNH is encoded by the exons ATGGATGATACTCTA TGTCAAAACTTTGATGTTTTGAGGTATTATTTAACAGATGAATTAGGGGGAACCACAAGATATGAATTTAATCAAATTACAAATTTCAATAAGTACTGCCCTAGTGGAAACTGCAATAATGATCTcgaaaaaattacaattgGATTTTTATGGTTACTTGAACAATGTTTTTCTACATCCGTAAGTAAAAAgcataatgaaaataatactaatgcatattttatatatattatattatggTTAAGTCACAAGTTAAATCAAATAACAGGTCACAATTCCACCACAATAAAcgatttttataatgaacatgtaaaaaatagtgGTAAATATAGTAATTTTATAAGTGATTCCAGTAGATATACAGATCTTAAGGAATTCATAGATGAACGAAAAGATTTGTtgaatattaatattgaaGATCTGtctaaattttatgatgTATCCAAATTAATATGTAGTATGTATGGTAATGTTGCAAAGAATGAAAAAGGCGCCACCCTGTCAAATAATGcgaataattttgttaacAAATATACAACCCTTAACAATGACTGTAATATTAAAGGTACCGTACgtagtaaaatattttctactTTATCAACTgattatgataatataaaaaatgaatgtaAAGATGCTCAATGTAGCAATTTTCCAATCCTTCCAGCGATAAAAACAACACAAAATGCTACAAATGGTCCTAAACAAGCTTCTGAAACTATTTCTATAACTAATTCTATAAAAACTTCTTCACAAACATCTGAAGTTACATCATCAAGTTCGTCGATAggaaacaaattatttacagTTTTATCGATATTTGGTGCAatagcattttttttaggaaTTTCTTATaag tattcGCTATTTGGACGTCGGAAACGAGCtcaaaaacaatatttaagagaaaaaataaaaaatataaagaagagaatgaatcattaa
- a CDS encoding BIR protein, producing the protein MDTNLCNNFIYVTTNLEYDSNNKNYKFNDDTHFKTYCTNSSCDSDLEKVNAGCLYFFKEFFGSSELFKSVAKSNIDTVEYIMIWLSYMLSLKNNDPQLTNLEHFYKTYIEGTGNYKETIANVTEYKNYKDLIDTKKYYLKMDNNIIFKFYDAFKLLCEMYSAFDGSTSNCTNCSGKANQFVEEYKNLKENSSVTKNSSYSKVLSILSTDYNSLKNKCNDTLSFPSIETTQNTTKITEQTVQNSAQTSEVTSSSSIGDKLIPVLSIFGAIAFFLGIGYKYSLFKSRKRSRKHHLREKLKNKEETG; encoded by the exons ATGGATACAAATCTg TGTAATAACTTCATTTATGTAACGACGAATTTAGAATATGATtcgaataataaaaattataaatttaatgatGATACGCATTTCAAAACCTATTGTACTAATAGTAGTTGTGATAGTGATCTCGAAAAAGTTAATGCTggatgtttatatttttttaaagaattCTTTGGGAGTTCTGAGTTGTTTAAGTCTGTTGCAAAAAGTAACATTGATACTGTTGAATACATTATGATATGGTTAAGTTATATGCTGAGCCTAAAGAATAATGACCCACAACTCACCAATCTagaacatttttataaaacatatatagaGGGTACTGGTAATTATAAAGAGACTATAGCGAATGTTAcggaatataaaaattataaggATCTTATagatacaaaaaaatattatttgaaaatggataataatattatatttaaattttatgatgcatttaaattattatgtgaAATGTATTCTGCATTTGATGGAAGCACGTCAAATTGCACAAACTGTTCGGGGAAAGCTAATCAATTTGttgaagaatataaaaatctTAAAGAAAATTCTAGTGTTACTAAAAATAGTTCATATAGTAAAGTGTTATCTATTTTATCAACTGATTATAATagcttaaaaaataaatgtaacGATACCTTATCCTTTCCATCGATAGAAACAACACAAAATACTACAAAAATTACTGAACAAACTGTACAAAATTCTGCACAAACATCTGAAGTTACATCAAGTTCGTCAATAGGAGACAAATTAATTCCAGTTTTATCGATATTTGGTGCAatagcattttttttaggaaTTGGATATaag tattcattatttaagtCTCGAAAACGATCTCGAAAACATCATTTAAGAGAAAagctaaaaaataaagaagaaactggataa
- a CDS encoding BIR protein — translation MNDYVCRRLIAVKNSISDKLDKNESYQIIINDTTLNGYCTNNKCSSNLEKINAGCLFLFDAFFKDSSVFNYHNSINIVEYVIIWLSYMLNLKKSEVNISNLKYFYDTYINGGNNYKNSITYIEGYSSYKELIDKTNMMSMNINDISKFYDAFILLCEMYIEFDEKSPNCNKYSGKAKEFVEKYKKLKEDSNITGNSSYNKLLSTLSNDYDNFKKKCSSVNCKDFPLLQEIKTTQPHVQSSKQIPEQTVETSEQIPEQTVQTIQKLEQISEVASSSSSIGNKLFTVLSIFGAIAFFLGIGYKYSLFGFRKRPQKQHLRGKLKK, via the exons ATGAATGACTATGTg TGTAGAAGACTCATTGCTGTAAAGAACTCGATATCCGATAAATTAGACAAGAATGAAAGCtatcaaattattattaatgatACAACTTTAAATGGGTATTGTACTAATAACAAATGTAGTAGTAACCtcgaaaaaattaatgctggatgtttatttttgtttgatGCATTTTTTAAGGATTCTTCTGTATTTAATTATCATAATAGTATCAATATTGTTGAATATGTTATCATATGGTTAAGTTATATGTTAAACCTAAAGAAAAGTGAAGTAAATATAAGCAatctaaaatatttttatgatacatatataaatggtggaaataattataaaaattctaTAACTTATATTGAGGGGTATAGTAGTTATAAGGAACTTATagataaaacaaatatgatGAGCATGaatattaatgatatatctaaattttatgatgcatttatattattatgtgaAATGTATATTGaatttgatgaaaaaagTCCAAATTGCAATAAATATTCGGGAAAAGCTAAAGAATTtgttgaaaaatataaaaaacttaAGGAAGATTCTAATATTACTGGAAATAgctcatataataaattattgtcTACACTATCAAATgattatgataattttaaaaagaaatgtAGTAGTGTTAATTGTAAAGATTTTCCACTCCTTCAAGAGATAAAAACAACACAACCTCATGTACAAAGTTCTAAACAAATTCCTGAACAAACTGTAGAAACTTCTGAACAAATCCCTGAGCAAACTGTACAAACTATACAAAAATTAGAACAGATTTCTGAAGTTGCATCATCAAGTTCATCGATAggaaacaaattatttacagTTTTATCGATATTTGGTGCAatagcattttttttaggaaTTGGATATaag tattcCTTATTTGGATTTCGGAAACGACCCCAAAAACAGCATTTAAGAGGAAAGTTAAAAAAGTAA